The Polluticoccus soli sequence AACTTACAATGCCGGCACTACACTCACCAATGGCAACACCATAGAATGTGTAATGACCAGCTCTGCCACATGCGCGATACCGCAAATTTCAAATAGCAACCTGATCACTATGAATGTGAACAGTACGGTAACACCGTCTGTAACTATATCAACAGTTCCTTCAGGAACCGCCTGCGTAGGCGGCGTGTTGCAATTCGTTGCCAACCCGCTGAACGGTGGTAACACACCAAGCTACCAATGGAAGATAGATGGTAACAACGTTGGTACTAACTTCCCGAGCTATACTGACAACGGTACGCTGACCGCAACTGCACATACTATTAGCGTTACGATGATCAGTAGCATTACACAATGTATCACTACTACAACGGCTACGGGCACGCTGAACAAAACCATCAGCCCACTCGTGACACCAACTATCTCAATTGCATCGACACAGGCGCCAGGCGGTGATGCTTGCGTAGGTTCGTCGGTAACATTTACGCCCACTACCACCAATGCAGGCAGTACGCCAGCGTACCAATGGAAAAAGAATGGCTCACTAGTAGCAACTGGTAGCAGCTATGCTCCGGGCGCCACACTGGTAACCGGTGATATTATCAGCTGCGAAATGACCAGCTCTGCAGCTTGTGCTTCGCCTGTTATCGTAAACAGCGCACCGGTGAATATGACTATATGGCCAAATGTTACCGCAGCAGTAACCATCACTTCTAACCCGGGTAATGCAGTAAGCTGCACAGGCCTGCCGGTAACCTTTACTGCCGCAGCTACAAATGTGGGTTCTAACCCAACCTACCAGTGGAAATTAAATGGCAACAACGTGGGTACGAATAGTCCAACTTATGTGGATGCTGCACTTGCAACAGGTAACACCGTAAGCTGCGTAGTAACTACATCTATACCTTGCTCAACACCTAAACCGGCTACCAGCAATACACTGACCATGACGATGAATCCGAACCTTACTGCCAGCATCAACGTGACTGCGACTCCGGATTCAGTTGGATGTGAAAAGACTCCCTTCACATTTAATAGCTTCTATACTTTGGGCGGCACCAACCCCGCATTCAAATGGTATAAGAATGGTACGCCGATACCGGGTGCCTCACAAGCAGTGTACAGCAGCAACAGCCTGGTTGATGGTGATATGATCGCTTGCGAGCTGATCAGCAATGGCGTTTGTACCGCACCTGTGATGAGCAAGCCGATAAGCATTGAGATCGTACCGTCGCCAGTGCCGACCCTGACAATAGTAGGCATCCCTGACAACCTGGGTATCAACTTTGTAGCAACGCTTACTGAAGGCGGCCAGAACCCAACCTTCCAGTGGAGGAAAAATGGACACGATATACAAGGAGCAACGGGACCTACCTATAAAGGTATTGGACTGGCTCCGGCAGACCAGATCAATGTGTTCGTGCACTCCGACGCCGAATGCGCGAACCCTGCCTTCCTGCTGAGCAATACGCTGGATGTTGGTAAGGTGACTGCGATCAACACAGTAACTTCTTCGTTCAACGAGCTGGCTCTGTTCCCTAACCCGAATAGCGGCAACTTCACCGTAAAAGGCACAGCTAAAACAACCGCAAACAGTCAAGCTTCAGTAGAAGTTCTGAACGCCGTAGGCCAGGTGGTATATAAAAACACGACTGTGCTTAGAGGCAGCGAACTGGAAGTAGACGTGAACCTGGGTGGCCACAACGCCGCAGGCATGTACATGCTACGCGTCACGGTTGACGGACACACTGATAACCTCAGGTTTATCGTGAAAGATTAAAAAACCTAATAAATTGGAAAGCGCCTCCCAGTGAGGCGCTTTTTTTTGCCTACTATTAAAGTTATATGCCGATTGCCTAATTTAGCAGCCCAAATCCACTTAAATGAAATTGCTCGAGAATAAAGTTGCCCTGATCACCGGCGCGAGCCGCGGTATCGGAGAAGCTATCGCATTGAAGTTCGCCCAGCAAGGTGCTAACGTGGCGTTCACTTATCTTTCTTCAGAGGAACGTGCGAAAGCGCAGGAAGAAAAACTGTCTGCTTTGGGCGTGAAAGCCAAAGCTTACAAATCGGACGCTGGCGACTACGCCGCAGCTGAGCAACTGGCTGCAGACGTAATGAAAGAATTTGGCACTATTGATATATGCGTAAATAATGCAGGTATATCGCGCGACAACCTGTTGCTGCGCATGACCCCGGAACAATGGGACGAAGTGATGCAGGCCAACCTGAAATCTGTTTACAACCTGACCAAGCAAGTGATCAAACCGATGATGAAAGCCCGTTCAGGCAGCATCATCAACCTGAGCTCTGTAGTAGGGGTAAAAGGTAACGCAGGCCAGGGCAGCTACGCAGCTTCTAAAGCAGGTATCATTGGTTTCACCAAATCGATAGCTGCAGAGCTTGGTAGCCGCAACATCCGTTGCAACGCCATTGCTCCGGGTTTTATTGAAACAGACATGACCCATTACCTGAAAGATGGCGGTGCCGAAAAATGGTTTTCGGGCATCCCCCTGGCACGCTTCGGCAAACCAGAAGAAATCGCAGACGTAGCACTGTTTCTTGCATGTGATATGAGCAGCTATGTGACCGGCCAGGTGATCAGCGCCTGCGGTGGCATGAGTATGTAGTAATCACTGCTTTAACTTAACCATTTAACAGGCAGAAAGCGGCTAAAGCACATTTACCGTAATTTGCCCCTTTAAAAGAAAATAGATGCAGAAAATTCGTGCTGCGATCACCGCAGTAGGCGCATATGTTCCAGACTTCGTAATGACGAACGCAGAGCTGGAAAAAATAGTAGATACTAATGACGAATGGATAACCAGCCGTACAGGTATCAAAGAACGCAGGATATTGAAGGGCGAAGGCAAAGGCACTTCTGACCTTGCAGTTGGAGCTATCAAGCAGATATTCGAAAAGCGCGGTATCGGGCCTGAAGAAATTGACCTCGTGATCTGCGCTACTACTACTCCCGATTTTCAATTCCCTGCTACGGCCAACGTAGTTTCTGATAAGCTGGGCATGATCAATGCCTTTGGATACGATGTAAATGCAGCCTGCAGTGGCTTTCTTTTTGCGCTGACCACCGGCTCACAATTCATAGAAACCGGCCGCTATAAAAAAGTAATCGTGATAGGCGCAGATAAAATGAGTTCCATCATAGATTACGAAGATCGTGCTACCTGCATCATCTTTGGCGATGGTGGTGGTGCGGTATTGCTGGAACCTAGCACAGACGGCACCGGCATCATGGACTCTGTATTGCGTAGCGATGGCAGCGGTCGCGCTCACCTGCACCAGAAAGCAGGCGGCTCTGTAAAACCTGCTACAGTTGAAACGGTAATGAACAAAGAACACTTCGTATACCAGGAAGGTCAGACCGTATTCAAATTCGCCGTGAAGAACATGGCTGATGTATCTGCCGAGATCATGGAGCGCAACAACCTGAAGTCGGACGACGTAGCATGGCTGGTGCCTCACCAGGCCAACAAACGCATCATTGATGCAACTGCTAACCGCATGGGCCTGCCTGAAGAAAAAGTAATGCTGAACATCCAGCGTTATGGCAATACGACTAACGGAACGATACCTATATGTCTATCGGAGTGGGAAAGCAAGCTGCACAAAGGCGACAACATCGTACTGGCAGCTTTCGGTGGTGGTTTTACATGGGGCGCTACTTATATCAAGTGGGCTTACGACACTAAATAATCCTGAAATTTCTCAAATAGAAAAAGCGCCGGTAACAACCGGCGCTTTTGTTTTTTTAACCATTCGCTTTATCTACGTTGGCCAGCTGGCCACACGCGGCGTCTATATCTTTACCACGGCTGCGTCGCAGGCGGGCATTTACCTTCTTAGTTTCGAGGTAGTGCATGAACTGATCCGTCACATCTTCTTCAGGCTTAATAAAGTCAGCCTTTTCGATCGGGTTGTACTCGATTATGTTGACCAGGTCAACTGGCACCTGCCTGTATAGTTTCACCAGTTCATCGGCATCCTTCTGGCTATCATTAAAGTCGCGAAAAAGGATGTATTCGAAGGTTATCTCGTTCTTCGTCTTCTTGTAGAAATAATTCAGCGCGTCAACGAGGTCTTCCAAATTGCTGGTCTCGTTGATCGGCATGATCTCATCGCGTTTCCTATCGTTGGCAGCGTGCAGCGACAGTGCAAGTTTAAAGCGCACCTCATCGTCGCCCAGTTGGCGGATCATTTTCGAAATACCCGCTGTAGAAACTGTAATACGGCGCGGGCTCATACCCAGGCTATCCGGAGACGAGATCATATCGATCGCCTTCAACACGTTCTTATAGTTCAG is a genomic window containing:
- a CDS encoding beta-ketoacyl-ACP synthase III; protein product: MQKIRAAITAVGAYVPDFVMTNAELEKIVDTNDEWITSRTGIKERRILKGEGKGTSDLAVGAIKQIFEKRGIGPEEIDLVICATTTPDFQFPATANVVSDKLGMINAFGYDVNAACSGFLFALTTGSQFIETGRYKKVIVIGADKMSSIIDYEDRATCIIFGDGGGAVLLEPSTDGTGIMDSVLRSDGSGRAHLHQKAGGSVKPATVETVMNKEHFVYQEGQTVFKFAVKNMADVSAEIMERNNLKSDDVAWLVPHQANKRIIDATANRMGLPEEKVMLNIQRYGNTTNGTIPICLSEWESKLHKGDNIVLAAFGGGFTWGATYIKWAYDTK
- the fabG gene encoding 3-oxoacyl-[acyl-carrier-protein] reductase, giving the protein MKLLENKVALITGASRGIGEAIALKFAQQGANVAFTYLSSEERAKAQEEKLSALGVKAKAYKSDAGDYAAAEQLAADVMKEFGTIDICVNNAGISRDNLLLRMTPEQWDEVMQANLKSVYNLTKQVIKPMMKARSGSIINLSSVVGVKGNAGQGSYAASKAGIIGFTKSIAAELGSRNIRCNAIAPGFIETDMTHYLKDGGAEKWFSGIPLARFGKPEEIADVALFLACDMSSYVTGQVISACGGMSM
- the rlmN gene encoding 23S rRNA (adenine(2503)-C(2))-methyltransferase RlmN; amino-acid sequence: MKNLRHLSLEDLEKLFKEWGEPKFRAKQVYEWMWKKFAGDISDMTNLSKPLREKLAEGYYIPKVKVHHSQFSSDGTIKNRLQLHDGHFIESVLIPTEKRMTVCVSSQVGCSLACKFCATGFLPRKRNVEFDEIVDEVVLANQQALEHYGKGLTNIVFMGMGEPLLNYKNVLKAIDMISSPDSLGMSPRRITVSTAGISKMIRQLGDDEVRFKLALSLHAANDRKRDEIMPINETSNLEDLVDALNYFYKKTKNEITFEYILFRDFNDSQKDADELVKLYRQVPVDLVNIIEYNPIEKADFIKPEEDVTDQFMHYLETKKVNARLRRSRGKDIDAACGQLANVDKANG